The DNA region TGGTTTCTCTTTCCCATACGGGCGCTTCTATCAGCCCGGACCCCACAATGCCACAGAATTACACAAGCCCGGTACTATATACTGTTACGGCGGAAGATGGTTCATCCCAACCCTATACGGTAACCGTTACCGGAATCGCAGCGGACCAGTGGGCACGGACGGTAACGGCGGGAGCAGACTCATCTTACTTTACCTCCATCGCGGTAGACGGGAGCGGGAATGTGTATGCCGCAGGATACCAGCAGGGGACAGGGACCTTTACCTACGGGACCGGCGTAAACGTTACGGGGACTGCTATCAGCTCCAATGTGGTCCTGGTTAAGTATAATGCC from Treponema primitia ZAS-1 includes:
- a CDS encoding SBBP repeat-containing protein; amino-acid sequence: VSLSHTGASISPDPTMPQNYTSPVLYTVTAEDGSSQPYTVTVTGIAADQWARTVTAGADSSYFTSIAVDGSGNVYAAGYQQGTGTFTYGTGVNVTGTAISSNVVLVKYNA